One window of the Shewanella maritima genome contains the following:
- a CDS encoding HAL/PAL/TAL family ammonia-lyase, which translates to MTLSSTPVVFGDSEISINEVCQIAQRKRIAALSTQDAFINKIDAGVKFLDDLLKEDGVIYGVTTGYGDSVTVSIPSHLVESLPHQLTRFHGCGLGAHFDEAETRAVMVARLASLSRGMSGVSHELLSLLTALIEHDILPLIPEEGSVGASGDLTPLSYLAAVLIGERQVRYKGEIVDTAVAFERAGLTPIKLRPKEGLALMNGTAVMTAIACLNWQRAEYLCQMATRITAMVSVAMQGNAFHFDEALHAVKPHQGQMLCAERLRHDLNSDLPPSNSDRLQDRYSLRCAPHVIGVLQDTLDWAKGVIEIELNSANDNPIIDGENRRVLHGGHFYGGHIAMVMDSLKTAVANVADLLDRQLAQLCDYKFNNGLPYNLSGAPEDIRPINHGFKAVQIGVSSWTAEALKNTMPASVFSRSTESHNQDKVSMGTIASRDCRRVLEQTEQVSVACLYAATQGVELRINAQQLSKDSLTPALLTTMDDVRTVSPFLAEDRPLETELRAGLAAIANQAWRFYG; encoded by the coding sequence ATGACACTAAGTAGTACCCCAGTCGTTTTTGGCGACAGCGAAATCTCAATTAACGAGGTTTGCCAAATAGCCCAGCGCAAGCGCATTGCCGCGCTATCTACCCAGGACGCATTTATCAATAAAATTGATGCAGGGGTAAAGTTTCTTGACGACCTACTTAAAGAAGATGGCGTGATTTACGGTGTTACTACGGGTTACGGCGACAGTGTTACCGTATCAATTCCAAGCCATTTAGTAGAGAGCTTGCCTCATCAGCTTACCCGCTTCCACGGCTGTGGTTTAGGCGCACACTTTGATGAAGCAGAAACCCGCGCCGTGATGGTGGCGCGTCTTGCCTCGCTAAGTCGCGGCATGTCAGGTGTTAGCCACGAGTTATTATCACTGCTCACCGCGTTGATTGAGCACGACATTTTACCGCTTATTCCAGAAGAAGGCTCCGTAGGTGCATCAGGTGACTTAACGCCGCTGTCATACCTTGCAGCCGTGTTAATCGGCGAGCGTCAAGTGCGTTATAAAGGTGAGATTGTTGATACAGCTGTAGCATTTGAGCGCGCTGGTTTAACGCCTATCAAATTGCGTCCAAAAGAAGGCCTAGCCTTAATGAATGGCACTGCGGTAATGACTGCTATTGCTTGCTTAAACTGGCAACGCGCTGAGTATCTATGCCAAATGGCAACCCGCATAACCGCTATGGTGAGCGTGGCAATGCAAGGCAACGCATTCCACTTTGACGAAGCGCTGCACGCAGTAAAACCTCATCAAGGGCAAATGCTGTGCGCCGAGCGTCTGCGCCATGATTTAAACTCTGATTTGCCACCAAGCAATTCAGATCGCCTGCAAGACCGTTACTCACTGCGCTGCGCACCACACGTGATTGGCGTGCTGCAAGACACCCTAGATTGGGCCAAAGGCGTGATTGAAATCGAGCTAAATTCAGCCAACGACAACCCAATTATTGACGGTGAAAACCGCCGCGTGCTGCACGGTGGTCACTTCTATGGTGGTCACATTGCGATGGTAATGGACAGCCTAAAAACAGCGGTTGCCAATGTCGCAGACTTACTTGACCGCCAACTGGCGCAGCTTTGTGACTACAAGTTTAACAACGGCTTACCGTATAACTTAAGCGGCGCTCCTGAAGACATTCGCCCAATTAACCACGGCTTTAAAGCAGTGCAAATTGGCGTATCATCATGGACAGCTGAAGCGTTAAAGAACACCATGCCAGCGTCGGTATTCTCACGCTCTACTGAGTCGCACAACCAAGATAAAGTTAGCATGGGCACCATTGCTTCTCGTGATTGTCGCCGCGTGCTTGAACAAACCGAGCAAGTATCAGTTGCCTGTTTATATGCTGCAACTCAAGGTGTCGAGCTACGCATTAACGCGCAGCAACTGTCAAAAGACAGCCTAACGCCAGCGCTACTGACAACCATGGATGATGTTAGAACCGTATCACCATTTTTAGCAGAAGATCGCCCATTAGAAACTGAACTAAGAGCAGGTTTGGCGGCAATTGCCAATCAAGCGTGGCGTTTTTACGGCTAG